A region from the Ciconia boyciana chromosome 1, ASM3463844v1, whole genome shotgun sequence genome encodes:
- the KATNAL1 gene encoding katanin p60 ATPase-containing subunit A-like 1 isoform X4 encodes MNLAEICDNAKKGREYALLGNYDSSMVYYQGVIQQIQRHCQSIRDPAIKGKWQQVRQELVEEYEQVKSIVNTLESFKMDRPADIPVSCQDEPFRDPAVWPPPVPAEHRAPPQIKRPNREVKPLRKESPGLQPRGPAGRAHAISKGEKSAGSRERESRARGRDDKGKKITQEVGDGEIQKFDGAGYDKDLVEALERDIVSRNPSIHWDDIADLEEAKKLLREAVVLPMWMPDFFKGIRRPWKGVLMVGPPGTGKTMLAKAVATECGTTFFNVSSSTLTSKYRGESEKLVRLLFEMARFYAPTTIFIDEIDSICSRRGTSDEHEASRRVKSELLVQMDGVGGALENDDPSKMVMVLAATNFPWDIDEALRRRLEKRIYIPLPTAKGRAELLKINLREVELDPDISLEEIAEKIEGYSGADITNVCRAKPVD; translated from the exons ATGAATTTAGCAGAGATTTGCGATAATgccaaaaaaggaagagaatatgCACTCCTTGGGAATTATGACTCTTCTATGGTATATTACCAGGGTGTCATCCAGCAAATCCAGAGACATTGCCAGTCGATCAGAGATCCGGCAATTAAGGGCAAATGGCAACAG GTCCGACAAGAATTGGTTGAAGAATATGAACAAGTTAAGAGCATTGTCAACACTTTAGAGAGTTTTAAAATGGACAGACCTGCAGATATCCCTGTGTCCTGTCAAGATGAGCCTTTTAGAGATCCTGCTGTTTGGCCCCCTCCTGTTCCAGCTGAACACAG GGCTCCACCTCAGATAAAACGTCCCAACCGAGAAGTAAAACCTTTGAGGAAAGAATCACCAGGACTGCAGCCCCGTGGgcctgcaggcagagcacaTGCGATATCGAAGGGTGAGAAGTCTGCAGGCAGCCGTGAAAGGGAATCTAGAGCTAGAGGAAGAGATGACAAG ggaaagaaaataacccaGGAAGTTGGTGATGGGGAAATTCAAAAATTTGATGGAGCGGGTTATGACAAAGACTTGGTCGAAGCTCTCGAAAGGGACATTGTATCAAGGAATCCAAGCATTCATTG GGATGACATAGCAGATTTGGAAGAAGCCAAGAAATTATTAAGAGAAGCTGTTGTTCTTCCAATGTGGATGCCTGATTTTTTCAAAGGGATCAGAAGACCTTGGAAG GGTGTGCTGATGGTTGGTCCTCCTGGCACTGGCAAAACAATGCTAGCAAAAGCTGTTGCTACAGAATGTGGAACAACATTCTTCAATGTATCTTCCTCTACCCTGACATCTAAATACAGGGGCGAGTCTGAGAAGCTGGTCCGCCTCTTGTTTGAAATG GCGAGGTTTTATGCTCCAACAACAATCTTCATTGATGAGATAGATTCCATCTGCAGCCGCAGAGGCACGTCTGACGAACACGAGGCGAGTCGCAGAGTGAAGTCAGAGCTGCTTGTGCAAATGGATG GGGTAGGTGGTGCTCTGGAAAATGATGACCCTTCCAAGATGGTTATGGTATTAGCAGCTACAAATTTTCCCTGGGATATCGATGAAGCTCTCCGACGGAGACTGGAGAAGAGGATTTATATACCTTTGCCCACAG caaaaggcagagcagaacTACTTAAGATTAATCTTCGGGAGGTAGAACTGGATCCTGATATCAGC